Proteins from one Candidatus Bathyarchaeia archaeon genomic window:
- a CDS encoding sulfurtransferase TusA family protein, with protein sequence MKVNLIVDARYKSCPGPLLALAEAVAKSSPGQVIMLMATDPAAPQDIREWASSVGHKILKVEKVNEVYQIYVEVSG encoded by the coding sequence TTGAAGGTCAACTTGATTGTTGATGCTCGATATAAGTCTTGTCCAGGCCCGCTTCTCGCACTAGCTGAGGCGGTTGCAAAGTCTAGTCCGGGTCAGGTAATCATGCTTATGGCAACCGACCCAGCTGCCCCTCAAGATATTAGAGAGTGGGCTTCAAGCGTGGGCCATAAAATTCTAAAAGTTGAAAAAGTCAACGAAGTGTATCAGATATATGTGGAGGTTTCGGGTTGA
- a CDS encoding DsrE/DsrF/DrsH-like family protein: MPKLSIIVSSEKLDKLFPAITLAATAAAMGWESEVFFTFWGLLALKKGYEPKEVSSDYKGYEDDLRRAISSGAMPSWREILEQGKKTGRLKIYACSTTMNLLGIKAEDLVEYVDNVVGAATFLGRAKDSDINLFIS; the protein is encoded by the coding sequence GTGCCAAAATTATCCATAATAGTATCCTCGGAAAAATTGGATAAGCTCTTCCCAGCGATAACTTTAGCTGCAACCGCAGCCGCTATGGGTTGGGAGTCAGAGGTATTCTTCACTTTCTGGGGTCTCTTAGCCTTAAAGAAAGGTTATGAGCCAAAAGAAGTGAGCTCAGATTACAAGGGCTATGAAGATGACCTGAGGAGAGCGATTAGCTCCGGAGCTATGCCGAGCTGGCGTGAGATATTAGAGCAGGGCAAGAAGACTGGAAGATTGAAGATCTATGCATGCTCCACAACAATGAACCTTCTCGGAATAAAGGCTGAAGATTTAGTGGAGTATGTAGATAATGTTGTTGGCGCTGCAACGTTTCTAGGCAGAGCGAAAGACTCAGACATCAATCTCTTCATATCTTAA